The Flammeovirgaceae bacterium genome contains a region encoding:
- a CDS encoding thermonuclease family protein — protein MKTIITITVFTFCSTWLFANEILSGRVTSVIDGNTLEVVTETNESYRVVLHGIDSPELGQEFGEDAKLHLEKMILLKEIVVEMKGKDRWGNYVAIVFVNDVDLRVDLLSRGLAWAAEKGSVAALKDIENRARNRNIGLWEQQDPTPPWVYRRQQSMLAAKGS, from the coding sequence ATGAAAACGATCATCACAATCACTGTATTTACCTTCTGCAGCACCTGGTTGTTTGCCAATGAAATTCTGAGCGGCCGGGTGACTTCGGTTATTGACGGAAACACACTGGAAGTTGTAACCGAAACAAACGAATCATACCGTGTGGTGTTGCACGGTATTGATAGCCCTGAGCTGGGCCAGGAATTCGGTGAGGACGCTAAACTTCACCTGGAAAAAATGATTCTGTTAAAGGAGATTGTGGTCGAAATGAAGGGCAAAGATCGGTGGGGTAATTACGTAGCCATTGTTTTTGTGAATGATGTTGACTTGCGTGTTGATTTACTTTCGCGCGGTTTGGCCTGGGCCGCTGAAAAGGGTTCTGTGGCAGCCCTGAAGGATATTGAGAACCGGGCACGAAACAGAAATATCGGATTATGGGAGCAACAAGATCCCACTCCTCCGTGGGTATACCGCAGGCAGCAAAGCATGCTGGCGGCCAAAGGAAGTTAA
- the deoC gene encoding deoxyribose-phosphate aldolase, protein MNIASRIEHTNLSPTLTIREIDKLVTDAREFGFFGICVPPFWVKRARREIGSDTIALVTVAGFPLGYNMTETKLDEIKRAIDNGADEVDVVWNISAFKTGIPWTKIELAKCAKVLHDQHKILKVIIETAYLSAEEIVQACKLCADAGADFVKTSTGFASAGAIVEHVRLMRKSLPAEVGIKASGGIKTRAQAVQLIEAGTDRLGTSSGISIIQSP, encoded by the coding sequence ATGAATATTGCCTCCCGCATTGAACATACCAACCTTTCGCCTACCCTTACCATTCGGGAAATAGATAAACTGGTAACCGATGCCCGTGAATTTGGTTTTTTTGGCATTTGTGTTCCGCCATTCTGGGTAAAACGTGCCAGGCGCGAAATCGGCAGCGATACGATTGCACTGGTAACCGTAGCCGGTTTTCCCTTGGGGTACAACATGACGGAAACCAAACTTGACGAAATCAAGCGTGCAATCGATAACGGAGCCGATGAAGTGGATGTGGTGTGGAATATTTCAGCATTCAAAACGGGCATCCCCTGGACAAAGATTGAACTGGCTAAGTGCGCAAAAGTGCTGCACGATCAACACAAAATTTTAAAGGTTATCATTGAAACCGCGTATCTTTCTGCTGAGGAAATTGTTCAGGCCTGTAAACTATGTGCCGATGCCGGAGCCGATTTCGTTAAAACATCTACCGGTTTTGCTTCGGCCGGTGCAATTGTGGAGCACGTAAGGCTTATGCGCAAATCGCTGCCTGCCGAAGTGGGCATTAAAGCATCCGGTGGGATTAAGACAAGAGCGCAAGCCGTACAACTGATTGAAGCCGGAACTGACAGACTGGGCACTTCATCGGGTATCAGCATTATTCAATCACCATAA